The following DNA comes from Sphingobacteriales bacterium.
GCTTGAAAATCCTGAGACCCCTCTGGCTACTGAAATTTTCACCGAAGACGGGCAACTTCTCGGAAAATTTTTTGACGAAAACCGATCGGCAGTGAGTTATGATGAAATAAGCCAGTATATGTTTCAGGCACTGATCGCTACTGAAGATATCCGCTTTGAAAAACATGCCGGTGTTGACCTTAAAGGGACGATGGCTATTCCTTTTTACCTCCTCAGAGGAAAGAAGAAAGGAGCCAGCACCATCACTCAACAATTGGCAAAAAACCTTTTTCCCAGGACCAGGTTTAAAACCATTCCCGAAAAGATTGTCCGAAAACTCAAGGAATGGGTGATTGCCATACGCCTCGAAAGGTATTATACTAAAGAAGAAATTATTACCATGTATCTGAATACGGTAGATTTTGGCAGCAATGCCTATGGGATAAAATCAGCAGCCAGAACATTTTTTAATAAAACCCCGCTCGAACTGAATATTCAGGAATGTGCAACCCTGATTGGTGTGTTGAAAGCCACCAAAATGTATTCTCCATATTTCAATCCTGAAAACTCAAGAAACAGAAGAAATGTGGTTCTTAATCAGATGAAGAAATATAAATTTATATCACGGGAGCAGTACGACTCTCTCTCCTCTCTTCCCATTGTACTTGATTATCAGGTAGAAAGCCATAACACAGGAATGGCAACCTATTTCAGGGAAGAATTGAGAAAAGAGCTTTCCGAATGGTGCAAAGAAAACGGATATGATTTATATTCAAGCGGATTAAGGATTTACACCACCATCAACAGCAAGATGCAGCAATATGCTGAGGAAGCCGTCAGACAACACATGCAGGATCTTCAGAAGCAGTTTTTTGAACACTGGGCAGGCATTGATAAAGCCCCGTTTGACCGCACTTTGTCCAAGAAAGACATTGAAAATCTGATGATTATGGCGGTCAAACGCACCGATCGTTACCGGATGCTTAAAAAAGACGGCAAAACATGGGATGAAATTTTAGCTGATTTCAACAAAAAAAGAAACATGAAGCTCTTTTCCTATGAAAAAGAATTCTATAAAGAAATAAGTCCATGGGATTCCATTTATTATTACAAGTTTTTCCTGCAACCGGGATTTATGGCAATGGATCCCACCACCGGGCATGTTAAAGCATGGGTGGGCGGTATCGACTACAGGTACTTTAAATATGACCACGTAAAACAGGCCAGAAGGCAGGTAGGTTCCACCTTTAAACCCTTTGTTTATACGACAGCTATTGTCAATGGATTTTCCCCCTGTATGAAAGTGCCTAACGTGCCGGTTATTTTCCCTGAATTTAACAATTGGCAGCCTAAAAACTCTGACGGTAAATATGGTGGGGAAATGTCGCTTAAGACAGGACTTGCCAAATCTATCAATTGCATTACGGCATGGGTAATGAAACAGGTCGGTCCTGAGGCAGTGGTCGAGCTGATCTCTAAAATGGGAATTGACACCAGCTATGTGGACCCTTACCCCTCCATTAGTCTCGGTACCCCCGATATTTCTCTCTATGAAATGGTTGGAGCTTTTAATACTTATGCCAATAAAGGGGTTTGGGTTGAACCTGTTTATACTTTGCGTATTGAAGATAAAGACGGTAATGTATTATTTGAAAAAGTTCCGAAAGAAGTTGAAGTGCTTGACGAAGCTACAAACTATGTGATGGTTAACATGTTACAGGCAGTTGCAGGGCCGGGTGGTACTGCCGTCAGGCTGAGGTTCCGCTATAACGTCAACATGCCGCTGGGAGGAAAAACAGGCACTACACAAAATAATTCAGATGGCTGGTTTATCGGGTTTACTCCTCAGCTAACCGCAGGAGCATGGGTGGGCGCTGAAGACAGAAGTGTACATTTCCGCTACATGTCTATGGGACAGGGTGCCAGCACGGCATTACCCATTTTTGCCTATTTTATCACAAAGGTTTACAACGACCCGACCCTTGGATATAAACCTATTGATTTTGAAAAACCCGAAGGCGAATTACCCCTTGAAATTGATTGCTCTGCATACAGCAAAGAAACAGAAGAATTTACGGGTTACTAATGGCAGATATTAAAGAGCAACTAAAGCTTTTACCTGAAAATCCCGGGATTTATAAATTCCTCGACCGGAACAATCAGATTATCTATGTTGGTAAGGCAAAAAATCTAAAAAAAAGAGTTAGTTCTTATTTTTCCTCCAAAACGGGTCAGAGTGGCCGCATCAGGCATCTTGTCAGGCAAATTGATCGCATCGATTTTACAATCGTGGAATCAGAAAGCGAAGCCCTGCTGCTTGAA
Coding sequences within:
- a CDS encoding penicillin-binding protein, with protein sequence MKNNSLSEQKVLFRKIVKWLWIISGASVGLFLLIFLLINLGIFGKLPDTTQLENPETPLATEIFTEDGQLLGKFFDENRSAVSYDEISQYMFQALIATEDIRFEKHAGVDLKGTMAIPFYLLRGKKKGASTITQQLAKNLFPRTRFKTIPEKIVRKLKEWVIAIRLERYYTKEEIITMYLNTVDFGSNAYGIKSAARTFFNKTPLELNIQECATLIGVLKATKMYSPYFNPENSRNRRNVVLNQMKKYKFISREQYDSLSSLPIVLDYQVESHNTGMATYFREELRKELSEWCKENGYDLYSSGLRIYTTINSKMQQYAEEAVRQHMQDLQKQFFEHWAGIDKAPFDRTLSKKDIENLMIMAVKRTDRYRMLKKDGKTWDEILADFNKKRNMKLFSYEKEFYKEISPWDSIYYYKFFLQPGFMAMDPTTGHVKAWVGGIDYRYFKYDHVKQARRQVGSTFKPFVYTTAIVNGFSPCMKVPNVPVIFPEFNNWQPKNSDGKYGGEMSLKTGLAKSINCITAWVMKQVGPEAVVELISKMGIDTSYVDPYPSISLGTPDISLYEMVGAFNTYANKGVWVEPVYTLRIEDKDGNVLFEKVPKEVEVLDEATNYVMVNMLQAVAGPGGTAVRLRFRYNVNMPLGGKTGTTQNNSDGWFIGFTPQLTAGAWVGAEDRSVHFRYMSMGQGASTALPIFAYFITKVYNDPTLGYKPIDFEKPEGELPLEIDCSAYSKETEEFTGY